Proteins co-encoded in one Bradyrhizobium sp. 170 genomic window:
- a CDS encoding thermonuclease family protein, giving the protein MYGLIVVLTMLALCSIVFAGELTGPAKVISSDTLEIHGTRVRLWGIDAPDKTQMCRDINVNPYRCGLRAASDLESFIAEREVSCLSVLKDECGRTIATCSADGIDLGEWLVRNGLVLDWAQYSRRRYHAAQRSADRAGLGLWAGSFAVPWLYRACIRLGGRPASCSDDANAHP; this is encoded by the coding sequence ATGTATGGATTGATCGTGGTGTTGACCATGCTTGCACTGTGCAGCATCGTGTTTGCCGGCGAATTGACGGGGCCGGCAAAGGTCATCAGCAGCGACACCCTAGAAATTCACGGGACACGCGTTCGGCTCTGGGGCATCGACGCGCCGGACAAGACTCAAATGTGCCGAGATATCAACGTTAATCCATATCGATGTGGCCTCAGGGCCGCGAGCGATCTTGAAAGCTTCATTGCAGAGCGCGAAGTCAGTTGTCTGTCAGTCCTGAAGGATGAGTGTGGACGGACGATAGCGACCTGTTCAGCTGATGGCATCGATCTCGGAGAATGGTTGGTGCGTAACGGTCTCGTGCTCGATTGGGCGCAATACTCCAGGAGACGATACCACGCTGCGCAACGCTCGGCCGATCGTGCCGGACTGGGCTTGTGGGCGGGCAGCTTTGCCGTACCTTGGCTATATCGAGCGTGCATTCGGTTAGGTGGTCGACCAGCCAGCTGTTCTGACGACGCGAATGCACACCCTTGA
- a CDS encoding RMD1 family protein — protein sequence MLSIRAVMLGDRIDPSALEIGTLVSSTPVAFRIHAGLVVIFRYGVVVLIGLSPSEETALIETLISRVIGELSSYEEESAQAQLCNDQSAEVILPGGRICLREFSDDRLLLIADTLAKSTALERDERRVAAVFDVIEPFACELAERGRTPRGRKGILQLIGNALLVQQRVAGRVAIAEKPDALWEKPELERLYSRLKDEYELKERLEMLERKLSAISGTANALTDIIDTRRSLRLEWVIVVLIVMEVAIGCFQIITAAH from the coding sequence ATGCTGAGCATTCGCGCAGTCATGCTGGGCGATCGCATCGACCCGTCGGCTCTCGAAATCGGAACGCTGGTGTCATCGACGCCGGTCGCTTTCCGCATTCATGCGGGCCTTGTCGTGATCTTCCGCTATGGCGTTGTAGTGCTCATCGGGTTGTCGCCCTCGGAAGAAACCGCTCTGATCGAAACCCTGATATCGCGGGTCATCGGTGAACTCAGCTCCTATGAGGAGGAGAGCGCGCAGGCGCAGCTCTGCAACGACCAGAGCGCCGAGGTCATCCTGCCGGGCGGGCGGATTTGTCTCAGAGAATTTAGCGACGATCGGCTGCTGCTGATCGCTGATACGCTAGCCAAGAGCACGGCGCTGGAGCGAGATGAGCGCCGTGTCGCCGCGGTGTTCGACGTGATCGAACCCTTTGCATGCGAACTAGCCGAGCGCGGCCGGACGCCGCGGGGCCGCAAGGGCATTCTCCAACTGATCGGCAATGCGCTCCTGGTCCAGCAGCGCGTCGCGGGCCGCGTCGCCATTGCCGAAAAGCCCGACGCACTCTGGGAGAAGCCGGAACTCGAGCGGCTCTATTCGCGTCTGAAAGACGAATACGAACTGAAGGAGCGTCTTGAGATGCTTGAGCGCAAGCTGTCGGCCATCTCCGGAACGGCTAACGCACTGACGGACATCATCGACACACGGCGCTCGCTGCGTCTTGAGTGGGTTATAGTCGTGCTGATCGTGATGGAAGTTGCGATCGGATGCTTTCAGATTATTACAGCAGCTCACTGA
- the sugE gene encoding quaternary ammonium compound efflux SMR transporter SugE produces the protein MAWSILLVAGLLEVAWAIGLKYTEGFTKLAPSVLTLAAMAGSVILLGLALKTLPIGTAYAVWTGIGAVGTAALGIIFFGEPAAAFRLASIGLIVAGIVGLKLVS, from the coding sequence ATGGCCTGGAGCATTTTGTTAGTCGCCGGCCTGCTGGAGGTCGCCTGGGCAATCGGCCTCAAATACACCGAGGGCTTTACCAAGCTCGCTCCGTCCGTGCTCACGCTCGCGGCCATGGCCGGCAGCGTGATCCTGCTCGGCCTTGCTCTAAAGACGCTGCCCATTGGAACTGCTTATGCGGTCTGGACCGGCATCGGTGCGGTCGGCACCGCAGCGCTCGGCATCATCTTCTTCGGAGAACCGGCCGCCGCGTTTCGCCTTGCCAGCATCGGACTGATCGTCGCCGGCATTGTCGGGCTGAAGCTCGTGTCCTAA